In Notolabrus celidotus isolate fNotCel1 chromosome 22, fNotCel1.pri, whole genome shotgun sequence, one genomic interval encodes:
- the LOC117806782 gene encoding circumsporozoite protein-like, giving the protein MLELFMEEYLRARDRWWMEYADGLIWPRNDFIEHPDADDEEEIDDVGLDDGGDGEEVQVAGLEDGEELQVAEPQGDDGGADAPDRFERPDSRGEEEREEELNDARPPSPPLLQEGPAEAAAPVYPIPVHANPYASPFAYPYYAPYDNPYAAPYAHPYAHPYAAPYDNPYAHPYAAPYDNPYAHPYAAHYRNAYSAAYGPTFGYLNPPFAPLANPNLPPYVVRPADPLDSDSDYSSDSYDSSDSSELQIPQLEPETLGPLTSEESEELFFSCDESLEEDPASPSTSGPGSSRKRGRDESEEDEGPAARRPRWFDDRDSD; this is encoded by the exons ATGCTGGA ACTGTTCATGGAGGAGTACCTGAGGGCCAGAGACAGGTGGTGGATGGAGTATGCTG ACGGACTCATCTGGCCCAGGAACGACTTCATCGAGCATCCCGATGCTGACGACGAGGAGGAGATCGACGACGTGGGTCTGGACGATGGAGGAG ATGGAGAGGAGGTCCAGGTCGCTGGTCTGGAGGACGGGGAAGAGCTGCAGGTGGCCGAGCCTCAGGGGGACGATGGAGGCGCTGACGCTCCTGACAGGTTTGAGCGTCCTGACagccgaggagaggaggagagagaggaggagctgaatGATGCCAgacctccctcccctcctctgctgcaggagggtcctgctgaagctgctgctcCCGTTTACCCTATTCCTGTTCATGCTAACCCCTATGCTTCACCCTTTGCTTACCCCTATTATGCTCCTTATGATAACCCCTATGCTGCACCCTATGCTCACCCCTATGCTCACCCCTATGCTGCACCCTATGATAACCCCTATGCTCACCCCTATGCTGCACCCTATGATAACCCCTATGCTCACCCCTATGCTGCACACTATCGTAACGCCTACTCTGCTGCTTATGGTCCTACTTTTGGCTACCTCAACCCTCCTTTCGCTCCTCTTGCTAACCCTAATCTTCCTCCTTACGTTGTTCGTCCTGCCGATCCTCtggattctgattctgactatTCTTCTGATTCTTACGATTCTTctgattcctctgagctgcagatcCCTCAGCTGGAGCCAGAGACCCTTGGGCCCCTGACCTCTGAGGAGTCCGAGGAACTCTTCTTCAGCTGTGACGAGTCTCTGGAGGAAGACCCTGCGTCTCCATCCACGTCTGGCCCCGGCTCCtccaggaagagagggagggacgaGAGCGAGGAGGACGAGGGACCTGCTGCAAGGAGGCCGAGGTGGTTCGATGACAGGGACTCCGACTGA